One Sulfuriferula thiophila DNA window includes the following coding sequences:
- a CDS encoding acetoin utilization protein AcuC, producing MSNPQPTRNATYIGGPKSRRKAYGSNHPLAIPRVSLATDLIEAYGAMTEAEFMLARKAADFELEWFHTPEYVSAFKRAEALGRVSNPVRQRHQLGTLENPYFPQFFTIPATATGASIQAAEEVIRGRIAFNPAGGMHHARPDQAHGFCYFNDPVLGILRLRREGWRVLYVDIDAHHGDGVEAAFVHDPEVFTLSLHMDSRYAYPFQGGQLSDTASAGNTSLNVPLPKGTHDAEYRLLFDAVWQPVLDKFQPDAIVLQAGTDMIFADPLGKLGISTQGFLATAQTILETCPQHADGTPRLLVTGGGGYHPLVLARAWAGLWALLSGRELPETLPPVATAALRAVDWDMDEDEPHFEQLFSSRVDALTDMSVRPEIADLILSIQQHPFLHTP from the coding sequence ATGAGCAATCCGCAACCTACTCGTAACGCCACTTATATTGGTGGCCCGAAATCCCGGCGCAAGGCTTACGGCAGCAATCATCCGTTGGCAATTCCACGGGTGTCGCTGGCGACCGATCTGATCGAAGCCTATGGTGCGATGACCGAGGCTGAATTCATGCTGGCGCGCAAAGCGGCTGATTTTGAACTGGAGTGGTTTCATACGCCGGAATATGTGTCAGCATTCAAGCGTGCCGAGGCACTGGGCCGGGTGAGTAATCCGGTACGTCAGCGTCACCAGTTGGGCACGCTGGAAAATCCGTATTTCCCACAGTTTTTTACCATACCGGCTACAGCCACTGGAGCATCGATCCAGGCTGCCGAGGAAGTGATACGCGGTCGCATCGCTTTTAATCCGGCAGGTGGCATGCATCATGCGCGGCCGGATCAGGCCCATGGTTTCTGCTATTTCAATGACCCGGTGCTGGGCATATTGCGCCTGCGTCGTGAAGGCTGGCGGGTGCTGTATGTGGATATCGACGCCCACCACGGTGACGGGGTAGAGGCGGCATTTGTGCATGACCCTGAAGTATTCACGCTGTCGCTGCACATGGATAGCCGCTACGCCTATCCGTTCCAGGGTGGGCAGCTGAGCGATACCGCTTCAGCCGGCAATACCAGCCTGAATGTACCATTACCCAAGGGTACTCATGACGCTGAATACCGCTTGCTGTTTGATGCGGTGTGGCAGCCGGTGTTGGACAAGTTCCAGCCGGATGCTATCGTGCTGCAGGCCGGTACGGACATGATTTTTGCTGACCCGCTGGGCAAGCTCGGCATATCCACGCAAGGGTTTCTGGCGACTGCACAAACCATACTCGAAACCTGTCCGCAACATGCGGATGGCACGCCACGCTTGCTAGTTACTGGCGGAGGCGGGTATCATCCATTGGTTCTGGCGCGTGCGTGGGCAGGTTTATGGGCGCTGTTGTCCGGGCGTGAATTGCCTGAGACTTTGCCGCCAGTTGCTACCGCTGCATTACGCGCTGTCGACTGGGATATGGACGAGGACGAGCCACATTTCGAACAGTTATTCAGCTCGCGTGTTGATGCGCTGACCGATATGTCCGTCCGACCTGAAATCGCCGACCTGATTTTATCTATTCAACAACATCCTTTTTTACACACTCCATGA
- the ispF gene encoding 2-C-methyl-D-erythritol 2,4-cyclodiphosphate synthase — protein MSTIRIGHGFDVHAFATERKLVIGGVTIPYELGLAGHSDADVLLHAICDALLGAAGLGDIGRHFPDTDARYHGIDSRRLLREVGNLIAAQGYQLGNLDSTIIAQAPKMAPHIATMQANIAEDLGVAVSAVNVKATTTEKLGFTGRGEGIAAEAVCILSARA, from the coding sequence ATGAGCACTATACGTATCGGTCACGGATTTGATGTGCATGCCTTTGCCACAGAGCGCAAGCTCGTCATTGGGGGGGTCACTATCCCGTATGAACTGGGTCTGGCCGGGCATTCCGATGCCGATGTGCTGTTGCACGCGATTTGCGATGCTTTACTAGGCGCGGCCGGACTGGGCGACATCGGCCGGCATTTCCCGGATACCGATGCGCGTTATCATGGCATTGACAGCCGCCGGCTGCTGCGCGAAGTTGGCAACCTGATTGCTGCGCAAGGCTATCAGCTGGGTAATCTGGACAGTACTATCATTGCGCAAGCGCCGAAAATGGCGCCGCATATCGCTACCATGCAAGCCAATATTGCAGAGGATCTTGGCGTGGCAGTGAGCGCGGTGAACGTGAAAGCGACCACCACGGAAAAACTGGGCTTTACCGGTCGCGGTGAAGGCATTGCCGCCGAGGCAGTGTGCATACTGAGTGCGCGTGCATGA
- the ispD gene encoding 2-C-methyl-D-erythritol 4-phosphate cytidylyltransferase — MSQYYGLIPAAGTGSRMGVDLPKQYLDIAGHPMIYYAVRTMASSPLLARVYVVLADTDSWWNDYDWSEFGDKLQVLRCGGPTRADSVSNGLAAMPVEAQDWVLVHDAARPCLTMAMIAKLITEVGETEVGGLLAIPVADTLKRAAGQHVSATEPRESLWQAQTPQMFRHAMLQQALHQDNGFVPTDEASAIEALGHAPLLVAADSSNFKVTYPNDLMMARLILERTGT; from the coding sequence ATGAGTCAATACTACGGGCTTATCCCCGCAGCGGGCACCGGGTCACGCATGGGCGTGGACTTGCCCAAACAGTATCTGGATATCGCCGGCCATCCGATGATCTACTACGCAGTGCGTACCATGGCGTCATCGCCGCTGCTGGCGCGCGTGTATGTGGTGTTGGCTGACACGGATAGCTGGTGGAATGACTATGACTGGTCAGAATTTGGCGACAAATTGCAGGTGCTGCGCTGTGGTGGCCCTACCCGTGCAGATAGCGTGAGCAATGGTCTGGCGGCGATGCCAGTCGAGGCGCAGGACTGGGTGCTGGTGCATGATGCAGCCAGGCCGTGCCTGACGATGGCGATGATCGCAAAATTAATTACGGAAGTGGGCGAGACTGAGGTGGGCGGCTTGCTGGCGATTCCGGTTGCCGACACCTTGAAGCGGGCCGCAGGCCAGCATGTGAGCGCAACGGAGCCGCGTGAAAGCTTGTGGCAAGCGCAGACGCCGCAGATGTTCCGCCATGCCATGCTGCAACAGGCGCTGCATCAGGATAATGGCTTTGTACCTACCGATGAAGCCAGCGCGATAGAAGCGCTGGGCCATGCGCCATTATTGGTGGCGGCTGACAGCAGTAATTTCAAAGTAACTTACCCGAATGATTTGATGATGGCGCGGTTGATTTTAGAGAGAACAGGAACATGA
- the mobB gene encoding molybdopterin-guanine dinucleotide biosynthesis protein B produces the protein MANYAGENLMQVFGFAGWSGSGKTTLIEQLIALFVADGIRVATIKHTHHDFDLDHPGKDSWRHREAGATEVLLASGRRWALLHELGEAPEPDLATLLSKLAPCDVVLIEGCKFADVPKLEVYRAALGKPVLHGADNAIIAVVTDSAVQTELPCLDLNQPQLVYEFLKAKCL, from the coding sequence ATCGCAAATTATGCAGGGGAAAATCTGATGCAGGTATTCGGCTTCGCAGGCTGGAGCGGTAGCGGAAAAACCACGTTAATCGAGCAGTTAATTGCCTTGTTTGTGGCAGATGGCATACGCGTGGCGACGATCAAACACACCCATCATGATTTCGATCTCGATCATCCGGGCAAGGATAGCTGGCGTCACCGTGAGGCCGGTGCCACTGAGGTGTTGCTGGCATCGGGTCGGCGCTGGGCGCTGCTGCATGAATTGGGTGAGGCGCCTGAGCCTGATTTGGCAACGCTGCTGAGTAAGTTGGCTCCATGCGATGTGGTGCTGATTGAAGGTTGCAAATTTGCCGATGTGCCCAAACTGGAAGTGTATCGTGCTGCGTTGGGTAAGCCTGTCCTGCATGGCGCTGATAATGCGATAATTGCCGTGGTGACCGACTCGGCGGTGCAGACGGAGTTACCCTGTCTGGATTTGAACCAGCCGCAGCTAGTCTATGAATTTTTGAAAGCCAAGTGTTTATGA
- the moaA gene encoding GTP 3',8-cyclase MoaA, with translation MPTPPGLSDSFGRRIEYLRLSVTDRCDLRCTYCMPEDFRGFEEPADWLTFDEVERLLGAFARLGLQRIRMTGGEPLLRRHLPQLAQRIAALPGINDLSLSTNATQLDKHAVALKAAGVSRLNVSLDSLRAERIQAITGRDALPDILAGLQHAKQAGFAPIKINMVAMKGTNDDEIDDMVAFCIEQGFTLRLIETMPIGDTGRNSAYLDLQPVKARLAQQFGLIDATFHGAGPARYLATPDGAFSVGFITPISQHFCETCNRVRLSVDGTLYLCLGQEDKFEFRPLLRGGVTDSELEDAIRLALTHKPERHEFREQPNKIMRFMSMTGG, from the coding sequence ATGCCCACCCCCCCAGGTTTATCCGATTCATTCGGTCGTCGCATCGAATACTTACGCCTCTCCGTCACGGATCGCTGCGACTTGCGCTGCACTTACTGCATGCCCGAAGATTTTCGCGGCTTTGAGGAGCCTGCTGACTGGCTGACATTCGATGAAGTCGAACGCCTGCTGGGTGCCTTCGCCCGACTGGGCCTGCAACGTATCCGCATGACCGGCGGCGAGCCACTGTTACGCCGCCACCTGCCGCAACTGGCGCAACGCATCGCCGCCCTGCCCGGCATCAATGATCTGTCGCTCTCCACCAATGCTACCCAGCTGGATAAGCACGCCGTAGCGCTAAAAGCGGCCGGCGTATCCCGGCTCAATGTCAGTCTGGACTCCCTGCGTGCAGAACGCATCCAGGCCATCACTGGCCGCGATGCGCTGCCTGATATTCTGGCGGGCCTGCAACACGCCAAACAGGCCGGCTTCGCCCCCATCAAAATCAACATGGTCGCGATGAAAGGCACCAATGATGATGAAATCGACGACATGGTGGCGTTCTGCATAGAACAAGGCTTTACCCTGCGCCTGATCGAAACCATGCCGATTGGTGATACTGGCCGCAATAGCGCCTATCTCGACTTGCAGCCGGTCAAAGCACGCCTTGCCCAACAGTTCGGCCTGATCGACGCCACCTTCCACGGCGCCGGCCCGGCGCGCTATCTGGCGACACCCGACGGTGCCTTCTCGGTAGGCTTCATCACCCCCATCTCGCAACACTTCTGCGAGACCTGCAACCGCGTCAGACTATCGGTAGATGGCACGCTGTACTTGTGCCTGGGACAGGAAGATAAATTTGAATTTCGCCCGCTATTACGCGGCGGCGTGACTGACAGCGAACTCGAAGATGCGATTCGACTGGCACTCACCCACAAACCGGAACGCCATGAATTCCGCGAGCAGCCCAACAAGATCATGCGCTTTATGTCGATGACCGGTGGCTGA
- a CDS encoding Crp/Fnr family transcriptional regulator gives MSKIEQEPLHTPKQNRILAALHAQDYERLLPELKLIEMPLGWTMSESGDHVNFLHFPVSGIVSLIYELENGASSEIALVGNEGMVGISIFMGGESMPSSTVVQSAGYAYRLSRKIMKREFALGGQLQHLALLYTQALISQTSQTAVCNQHHSLDQQLCRWLLMSLDRLHENKLVITQELIASLLGVRRESITEAAGKLQKEGVITYSRGLIKVLKRSKLETKVCECYGVVKNEYERLLPSS, from the coding sequence ATGTCAAAGATAGAGCAAGAGCCACTTCACACCCCAAAGCAAAACCGAATACTTGCTGCTTTACACGCGCAGGACTATGAGCGTCTGTTACCTGAATTAAAACTCATTGAGATGCCGTTGGGGTGGACGATGTCTGAGTCTGGTGATCACGTAAATTTTCTGCACTTCCCAGTATCTGGCATAGTTTCACTGATTTACGAGCTGGAAAATGGGGCATCAAGCGAAATTGCCCTGGTTGGTAATGAGGGTATGGTTGGCATTTCCATTTTCATGGGGGGTGAAAGTATGCCGAGTAGCACAGTGGTACAGAGTGCTGGTTACGCATATCGTCTTAGCCGGAAAATCATGAAGCGAGAATTTGCCCTTGGGGGACAATTACAACACCTGGCATTGCTTTATACCCAGGCATTGATCAGTCAGACATCTCAAACTGCAGTGTGCAATCAACACCACTCGCTAGATCAGCAACTTTGCCGCTGGCTGTTAATGAGCTTAGATAGGTTGCATGAAAATAAGTTGGTGATTACGCAAGAGTTGATTGCGAGTTTGCTGGGTGTGCGTCGTGAGAGCATAACGGAAGCCGCTGGAAAATTACAAAAAGAAGGCGTAATCACGTACTCTCGTGGCCTTATTAAAGTGTTAAAGCGCTCCAAACTTGAAACAAAAGTATGCGAATGCTACGGGGTGGTCAAAAATGAGTATGAGCGTTTGCTTCCCTCCTCATGA
- a CDS encoding NAD(P)/FAD-dependent oxidoreductase has product MNYEVIVIGAGAAGMMCAAQAGQRGRRVLLIDHAAKIGERIRISGGGRCNFTNRDISADNFLSQNPHFARSALAQFSQFDFIKLVERYHIAYHEKTLGQLFCDDSAQQIIAMLRAECDHGAVQWAQPCKVLGVTKSAEGGFSVSTEEGQFTCQSLVIASGGLAIPQLGATPFGYQLAEQFGVPIIAPQPALVPLALAPETLAPLQSLAGASLDVVSHCAGQKPSFRESMLITHRGLSGPAVLQISSYWQNQSYKSGKKQPVSINLLPNLDVGEWLNSHRHSKATLATVLSEHLPKRFAQEWCALQHWDKPLVEHSNRDIAAMQAALESWELMPAGTLGYAKAEVTLGGVDTRALSSKTMEAKAVPGLYFIGEVVDVTGWLGGYNFQWAWSSGWVAGQFV; this is encoded by the coding sequence ATGAATTATGAAGTAATTGTAATTGGCGCCGGTGCAGCCGGAATGATGTGTGCCGCACAGGCCGGTCAGCGTGGGCGGCGGGTGTTGCTGATCGATCATGCTGCCAAAATCGGCGAGCGTATCCGCATCTCCGGCGGCGGGCGGTGTAACTTCACCAATCGCGATATCAGCGCCGACAATTTCCTGTCGCAGAACCCGCATTTTGCGCGCTCGGCGCTGGCGCAATTCAGCCAGTTCGATTTCATCAAGCTGGTCGAGCGCTATCACATTGCCTATCACGAGAAAACACTGGGGCAGTTGTTTTGCGATGACTCCGCGCAGCAGATCATCGCCATGCTGCGGGCGGAGTGCGATCACGGCGCTGTGCAATGGGCGCAACCATGTAAGGTGCTGGGCGTTACCAAATCAGCTGAAGGCGGTTTTAGCGTGAGTACCGAAGAAGGTCAATTTACCTGCCAGTCGCTGGTCATTGCCAGCGGCGGTCTGGCGATACCACAATTAGGCGCTACCCCGTTCGGCTACCAGCTTGCTGAACAATTTGGCGTGCCTATTATTGCGCCGCAGCCGGCACTGGTGCCACTGGCACTGGCACCGGAAACGCTGGCGCCACTACAGAGCCTGGCCGGTGCCTCGCTGGACGTAGTCAGTCATTGTGCCGGGCAGAAGCCGAGCTTCCGCGAGTCCATGCTGATTACCCATCGCGGCCTGTCCGGTCCTGCGGTCCTGCAGATATCCAGTTACTGGCAGAACCAGAGTTACAAAAGCGGCAAAAAGCAGCCGGTCAGCATTAACCTGCTGCCCAATCTCGATGTCGGCGAGTGGCTGAATTCACATCGTCACAGCAAAGCGACTTTGGCTACGGTGCTTAGTGAACATCTGCCCAAGCGCTTCGCACAGGAATGGTGTGCGCTGCAGCATTGGGACAAGCCGCTGGTCGAACACAGCAACCGCGATATTGCCGCGATGCAGGCGGCGCTGGAGTCATGGGAACTGATGCCAGCCGGGACGCTGGGTTACGCCAAGGCCGAAGTTACGCTGGGCGGGGTAGATACCCGTGCTCTGTCCTCCAAGACCATGGAAGCCAAAGCGGTGCCGGGGCTGTATTTTATCGGTGAAGTGGTGGATGTGACTGGCTGGTTAGGCGGGTATAACTTCCAGTGGGCGTGGTCGTCGGGGTGGGTGGCGGGGCAATTTGTTTGA
- a CDS encoding nucleotide pyrophosphohydrolase: MSDLDQLKLRIRQFADERDWQQYHSPKNLAMALIVEAAELVEHFQWLTEAQSQTLAPEKLAQVSDELADIQIYLIRIADQLKVDLLEAVDKKIEKNAVKYPADKVRGSAKKYNEL, translated from the coding sequence ATGTCAGACCTGGATCAACTTAAATTACGTATTCGCCAGTTCGCCGATGAGCGCGACTGGCAGCAATATCATTCTCCCAAAAACCTGGCGATGGCGCTGATTGTAGAAGCCGCCGAGCTGGTCGAGCATTTTCAGTGGCTAACCGAAGCGCAATCGCAAACGCTTGCGCCGGAAAAACTGGCGCAGGTCAGTGACGAGCTGGCAGATATCCAGATTTACCTGATTCGTATTGCCGATCAGCTCAAGGTGGACTTGCTTGAGGCCGTGGATAAAAAAATAGAGAAAAATGCCGTGAAATACCCGGCGGATAAGGTACGCGGCAGCGCGAAAAAATATAATGAATTATGA
- a CDS encoding Yip1 family protein: protein MQLIHTPHLPQPAAFEPSRRRAFDHILPAFGMFAMYVLPFSAIAPFMLYYAGTHHHIVLLSTLDSNQLAFISAVFFVTELVMTFVMAACIQWLGNAVSKIAQTRYDIPDLTDASIPLRKHKINFHEAYTLAALAPTPLWVASLALFSPNFAVVAIFGMIGLSLSMYILYAATPTILKIEHSGESALMGWVFLSIGMVGWAAMMYLTFITWAHITS from the coding sequence ATGCAACTGATTCATACCCCCCACCTGCCACAACCCGCTGCTTTCGAGCCATCAAGACGCAGAGCGTTTGACCATATCCTGCCGGCTTTTGGCATGTTCGCTATGTATGTTTTACCGTTTTCGGCTATTGCGCCATTCATGTTGTACTACGCAGGCACCCATCACCATATTGTTTTGCTCTCAACGCTAGACTCAAATCAGCTTGCATTTATCAGCGCCGTTTTTTTCGTCACCGAACTCGTGATGACTTTTGTCATGGCTGCCTGCATACAATGGCTGGGCAACGCAGTTTCTAAGATCGCGCAGACGCGCTATGACATACCAGATCTGACTGACGCCAGCATACCGCTACGCAAGCATAAAATTAATTTCCATGAGGCTTATACCCTGGCCGCGCTTGCGCCCACCCCGCTCTGGGTGGCTTCACTCGCTTTGTTCAGTCCGAATTTTGCTGTCGTGGCTATCTTCGGCATGATCGGATTGAGCCTGTCCATGTACATACTCTACGCTGCTACCCCTACGATACTTAAAATCGAACATTCGGGTGAAAGCGCGCTGATGGGCTGGGTATTTTTGTCCATAGGCATGGTTGGCTGGGCCGCAATGATGTACCTGACCTTCATCACCTGGGCTCACATTACCAGTTAA
- a CDS encoding ferritin-like domain-containing protein, protein MKKSEKAAAIKVEQKVEQLDKQAVISVLNKILELELAGVVRYTHYSLLIYGYNRIPIVSWLRGQADESLIHAQRAGELVTHLGGHPSLAIGPLLETHKHNIADILHESLEHERGALAQYRQLLELTRDRSVMLEEYARELISMEELHAGEVDKMLRKPGDIAAFSETGL, encoded by the coding sequence ATGAAGAAGTCGGAAAAAGCCGCTGCGATTAAAGTGGAACAGAAAGTGGAGCAGTTAGATAAACAGGCAGTGATCAGTGTGCTTAATAAGATACTGGAACTGGAGTTGGCCGGCGTGGTGCGTTATACGCATTACTCATTGCTGATTTATGGATACAACCGCATCCCGATTGTGAGCTGGCTGCGTGGCCAGGCTGATGAGAGTTTGATACACGCTCAGCGCGCCGGTGAGCTGGTGACTCATCTCGGTGGGCATCCTTCACTGGCGATAGGCCCGTTGCTGGAAACGCATAAACACAACATTGCTGATATCCTGCATGAGTCACTGGAGCATGAGCGTGGTGCCCTGGCACAGTACAGGCAGTTGCTTGAGCTGACCAGAGATCGTTCGGTTATGCTGGAAGAGTACGCCAGGGAATTGATTTCTATGGAAGAACTGCACGCTGGTGAAGTGGACAAAATGTTGCGCAAGCCAGGGGATATTGCGGCGTTTTCCGAAACCGGTCTCTAA
- a CDS encoding class I fructose-bisphosphate aldolase: MGARFASVTEEVLEMVFHTLHRHRVVLECMLLKPNMVLPGAVGAIFHIHGILIIMDGDRG; the protein is encoded by the coding sequence ATGGGGGCGCGCTTTGCCAGCGTGACGGAAGAGGTGCTGGAGATGGTGTTTCACACGCTGCACCGGCATCGGGTGGTGCTGGAATGCATGTTGCTGAAACCTAACATGGTACTGCCTGGCGCGGTAGGGGCAATATTTCACATACATGGAATCCTCATAATTATGGATGGCGACCGTGGATAG